A single window of Gossypium arboreum isolate Shixiya-1 chromosome 13, ASM2569848v2, whole genome shotgun sequence DNA harbors:
- the LOC108461950 gene encoding endoglucanase 24-like isoform X1: protein MKFHYVLLSLLHHHHRQQFFLFVSLVFSPLVRCGHHDYSDALSKSILFFEGQRSGVLPRDQRMKWREDSGLSDGRSMYNMDLTGGYFDAGDNVKFGFPMAFTTTMLAWSVIEFGELMPPSELRNALVAIRWGTDYLLKTVSQPNRIFVQVGDPYKDHNCWERPEDMDTARTVYAVDAPNPASEVAAETAAALAASSMAFRSVDPGYAQTLLRNSVRVFQYADNFRGAYSDNSNVRDGACPFYCDFSGYQVSEKLTKLSGGPLAVAGHPNMENKTFIIYKIFNQDELLWGAAWLRRASQDNSYLNYIEINGKTLGADDNINEFGWDNKHAGLNVLVSKEALEGNMYSLQSYKVSADSFMCTLIPDSSSSHIDYTPGGLIYKPGGSNLQHATTISFLLLVYANYLDRTSQTVNCGNLIASPLSLRTIAKNQADYILGDNPKGLSYMVGYGNRFPQRIHHRGSSLPSVKDHPQFIACKEGSTYFNSTNPNPNVLVGAIVGGPGEDDVYDDDRADFRKSEPTTYINAPFVGVLAYFAANPN from the exons ATGAAATTCCATTATGTTCTTCTTTCTCTTCTTCACCATCATCATCGTCAGCAGTTTTTTCTTTTCGTTTCCCTTGTTTTTTCCCCTTTGGTTCGTTGCGGTCACCATGATTACTCCGATGCATTGTCGAAATCGATTCTGTTTTTCGAGGGGCAGCGTTCTGGTGTTCTGCCCCGGGACCAACGTATGAAATGGAGGGAGGATTCGGGATTGAGCGATGGCCGTTCCATGTACAACATGGACTTAACTGGCGGATATTTCGACGCCGGCGACAATGTTAAGTTCGGTTTCCCGATGGCTTTCACGACGACGATGTTGGCTTGGAGCGTGATTGAGTTTGGAGAATTAATGCCGCCAAGTGAACTTAGAAATGCCCTTGTGGCCATCCGTTGGGGTACTGATTATTTGCTTAAAACTGTCTCTCAGCCTAACCGGATTTTCGTTCAG GTTGGAGATCCATATAAGGACCATAACTGTTGGGAAAGACCCGAAGATATGGATACTGCGAGGACGGTTTATGCAGTGGATGCACCGAACCCGGCTTCCGAAGTGGCGGCAGAGACGGCGGCCGCTCTTGCAGCTTCATCCATGGCGTTCAGATCAGTGGACCCAGGGTATGCCCAGACATTGTTACGGAATTCTGTTCGGGTTTTTCAATATGCTGACAACTTTAGAGGTGCTTATAGTGACAATTCTAATGTTCGAGACGGTGCCTGCCCATTTTACTGCGATTTTAGCGGCTATCAAGTAAGTGAAAAATTAACTAAACTCAGTGGCGGCCCGCTGGCAGTTGCCGGCCACCctaacatggaaaataaaacttttataatttataaaatttttaatcaggATGAATTACTATGGGGAGCAGCATGGTTAAGGAGGGCCTCGCAAGACAACTCTTACCTTAATTACATCGAAATCAATGGCAAAACCCTTGGTGCCGATGACAACATCAATGAATTTGGATGGGACAATAAGCATGCTGGTCTAAACGTTCTTGTCTCCAAG GAAGCTTTAGAAGGAAACATGTACTCCCTGCAATCATACAAGGTGTCAGCAGATAGCTTTATGTGCACACTAATCCCCGATTCATCGTCGTCCCACATCGACTACACTCCCGGCGGCCTCATCTACAAGCCCGGAGGCAGCAACTTGCAGCATGCGACCACGATTTCGTTCCTTCTGCTCGTTTACGCTAATTACCTCGATCGTACTTCACAAACAGTCAACTGCGGTAACCTAATTGCCTCCCCGTTATCTCTTCGAACTATAGCAAAGAACCAAGCCGATTACATTTTAGGTGATAACCCAAAGGGGTTATCGTACATGGTTGGTTACGGAAACCGATTCCCGCAACGGATTCATCACCGAGGGTCGTCTTTACCGTCGGTGAAAGATCATCCTCAGTTTATAGCTTGCAAGGAAGGTTCCACTTATTTTAATTCAACTAATCCTAACCCAAATGTTTTGGTTGGTGCAATTGTTGGAGGGCCTGGAGAAGATGATGTTTATGATGATGACAGAGCTGATTTTAGGAAATCAGAGCCTACTACTTACATTAATGCACCCTTCGTGGGTGTATTAGCCTATTTTGCAGCTAATCCCAACTAG
- the LOC108461375 gene encoding fructose-bisphosphate aldolase 1, chloroplastic, with amino-acid sequence MASASATLLKSSPIIDKSEWIKGQNLRHPSVCFVRSHPTSAAFTVRASSYADELVKTAKTVASPGRGILAMDESNATCGKRLASIGLENTEANRQAYRTLLVSAPGLGNYISGAILFEETLYQSTIDGKKMVDVLVQQNIVPGIKVDKGLVPLPGSNNESWCQGLDGLSSRTAAYYQQGARFAKWRTVVSIPNGPSALAVKEAAWGLARYAAISQDSGLVPIVEPEILLDGDHGIDRTFEVAQKVWAEVFFYLAENNVMFEGILLKPSMVTPGAECKDKATPQQVADYTLKLLHRRIPPAVPGIMFLSGGQSEVEATLNLNAMNQSPNPWHVSFSYARALQNTCLKTWGGRPENVKAAQDALLVRAKANSLAQLGKYTGEGESEEAKKGMFVKGYVY; translated from the exons ATGGCTTCTGCTTCCGCTACTCTCCTCAAGTCTTCACCTATTATCGACAAGTCCGAGTGGATTAAGGGCCAAAACCTCCGCCACCCTTCGGTTTGTTTTGTACGGTCACACCCTACATCGGCCGCCTTTACCGTCCGTGCTAGTTCATATGCCGATGAGCTTGTTAAGACCGCG AAAACTGTTGCATCTCCAGGTCGTGGTATTTTGGCCATGGATGAATCAAATGCTACATGTGGGAAGCGGCTTGCCTCGATTGGTCTCGAGAATACCGAGGCAAACCGGCAAGCTTACCGTACCCTTCTCGTGTCTGCCCCTGGCCTCGGTAACTACATCTCGGGAGCTATCCTTTTCGAGGAGACTCTCTACCAATCTACCATCGATGGGAAAAAGATGGTCGATGTTCTTGTTCAGCAAAATATTGTCCCTGGTATCAAAGTTGACAAG GGTTTGGTTCCACTCCCTGGTTCCAACAACGAGTCATGGTGCCAAGGTCTTGACGGTCTTTCATCCCGCACAGCTGCCTACTACCAGCAGGGTGCTCGTTTCGCCAAATG GCGTACCGTTGTGAGCATTCCAAATGGTCCATCAGCCTTGGCTGTTAAAGAAGCAGCTTGGGGACTTGCTCGCTATGCCGCCATTTCTCAA GACAGTGGATTGGTCCCGATTGTGGAACCGGAAATCTTGCTTGATGGTGACCATGGAATTGATAGGACTTTCGAAGTAGCGCAGAAGGTTTGGGCTGAGGTTTTCTTCTACCTTGCTGAGAACAATGTCATGTTTGAGGGCATCCTTCTCAAGCCCAGCATGGTCACTCCTGGTGCTGAATGCAAAGACAAGGCCACCCCACAGCAAGTTGCGGATTACACCCTCAAGCTCCTCCACAGGAGAATCCCCCCAGCTGTTCCTGGAATCATG TTCTTGTCTGGTGGACAATCAGAGGTTGAAGCAACCCTCAACTTGAACGCAATGAACCAATCTCCAAACCCATGGCACGTCTCGTTCTCGTATGCCAGAGCTCTCCAGAACACTTGCTTGAAGACATGGGGAGGCAGACCCGAGAACGTTAAGGCTGCTCAGGATGCACTCCTTGTCCGTGCCAAGGCCAACTCACTTGCTCAGCTCGGCAAATACACCGGCGAGGGAGAATCAGAAGAGGCCAAGAAAGGAATGTTCGTAAAGGGATATGTCTACTAA
- the LOC108461950 gene encoding endoglucanase 24-like isoform X2, which yields MKFHYVLLSLLHHHHRQQFFLFVSLVFSPLVRCGHHDYSDALSKSILFFEGQRSGVLPRDQRMKWREDSGLSDGRSMYNMDLTGGYFDAGDNVKFGFPMAFTTTMLAWSVIEFGELMPPSELRNALVAIRWGTDYLLKTVSQPNRIFVQVGDPYKDHNCWERPEDMDTARTVYAVDAPNPASEVAAETAAALAASSMAFRSVDPGYAQTLLRNSVRVFQYADNFRGAYSDNSNVRDGACPFYCDFSGYQDELLWGAAWLRRASQDNSYLNYIEINGKTLGADDNINEFGWDNKHAGLNVLVSKEALEGNMYSLQSYKVSADSFMCTLIPDSSSSHIDYTPGGLIYKPGGSNLQHATTISFLLLVYANYLDRTSQTVNCGNLIASPLSLRTIAKNQADYILGDNPKGLSYMVGYGNRFPQRIHHRGSSLPSVKDHPQFIACKEGSTYFNSTNPNPNVLVGAIVGGPGEDDVYDDDRADFRKSEPTTYINAPFVGVLAYFAANPN from the exons ATGAAATTCCATTATGTTCTTCTTTCTCTTCTTCACCATCATCATCGTCAGCAGTTTTTTCTTTTCGTTTCCCTTGTTTTTTCCCCTTTGGTTCGTTGCGGTCACCATGATTACTCCGATGCATTGTCGAAATCGATTCTGTTTTTCGAGGGGCAGCGTTCTGGTGTTCTGCCCCGGGACCAACGTATGAAATGGAGGGAGGATTCGGGATTGAGCGATGGCCGTTCCATGTACAACATGGACTTAACTGGCGGATATTTCGACGCCGGCGACAATGTTAAGTTCGGTTTCCCGATGGCTTTCACGACGACGATGTTGGCTTGGAGCGTGATTGAGTTTGGAGAATTAATGCCGCCAAGTGAACTTAGAAATGCCCTTGTGGCCATCCGTTGGGGTACTGATTATTTGCTTAAAACTGTCTCTCAGCCTAACCGGATTTTCGTTCAG GTTGGAGATCCATATAAGGACCATAACTGTTGGGAAAGACCCGAAGATATGGATACTGCGAGGACGGTTTATGCAGTGGATGCACCGAACCCGGCTTCCGAAGTGGCGGCAGAGACGGCGGCCGCTCTTGCAGCTTCATCCATGGCGTTCAGATCAGTGGACCCAGGGTATGCCCAGACATTGTTACGGAATTCTGTTCGGGTTTTTCAATATGCTGACAACTTTAGAGGTGCTTATAGTGACAATTCTAATGTTCGAGACGGTGCCTGCCCATTTTACTGCGATTTTAGCGGCTATCAA gATGAATTACTATGGGGAGCAGCATGGTTAAGGAGGGCCTCGCAAGACAACTCTTACCTTAATTACATCGAAATCAATGGCAAAACCCTTGGTGCCGATGACAACATCAATGAATTTGGATGGGACAATAAGCATGCTGGTCTAAACGTTCTTGTCTCCAAG GAAGCTTTAGAAGGAAACATGTACTCCCTGCAATCATACAAGGTGTCAGCAGATAGCTTTATGTGCACACTAATCCCCGATTCATCGTCGTCCCACATCGACTACACTCCCGGCGGCCTCATCTACAAGCCCGGAGGCAGCAACTTGCAGCATGCGACCACGATTTCGTTCCTTCTGCTCGTTTACGCTAATTACCTCGATCGTACTTCACAAACAGTCAACTGCGGTAACCTAATTGCCTCCCCGTTATCTCTTCGAACTATAGCAAAGAACCAAGCCGATTACATTTTAGGTGATAACCCAAAGGGGTTATCGTACATGGTTGGTTACGGAAACCGATTCCCGCAACGGATTCATCACCGAGGGTCGTCTTTACCGTCGGTGAAAGATCATCCTCAGTTTATAGCTTGCAAGGAAGGTTCCACTTATTTTAATTCAACTAATCCTAACCCAAATGTTTTGGTTGGTGCAATTGTTGGAGGGCCTGGAGAAGATGATGTTTATGATGATGACAGAGCTGATTTTAGGAAATCAGAGCCTACTACTTACATTAATGCACCCTTCGTGGGTGTATTAGCCTATTTTGCAGCTAATCCCAACTAG